Proteins from one Antennarius striatus isolate MH-2024 chromosome 12, ASM4005453v1, whole genome shotgun sequence genomic window:
- the osgepl1 gene encoding tRNA N6-adenosine threonylcarbamoyltransferase, mitochondrial, translated as MFPAKVRLLHRILRLRRTCCSPSFASSSRLVLGIETSCDETGAAVLVETGEILGESLHSQKEVHLRSGGIIPPVAQQLHRDHIERVVQEALERSSVDPSQLSAVATTVKPGLALSLGVGLKFSQRFVRQHNKPFIPIHHMEAHALTVRMLQPLAFPFLVLLVSGGHALLAVARGVNDFLLLGHHLDEAPGDTLDKVARRLSLIKHPQCSTLSGGQAIELLAMDGDRKRFSFKTPMGGIHDCCFSFSGLRNQVNMAIVKEEAEEGIEQGTLLSCVNDMAAATQHAVATHLAKRTHRAILFCKANGLLPSSGATLVVSGGVASNQYIRKALAIITETTGVHLLCPPGKLCTDNGVMIAWNGVERLREGKGILPPDVEVRYEPKAPLGVDLTAEVKAAAIKLPPIKLTIIN; from the exons ATGTTTCCTGCAAAAGTCAGACTACTACATCGGATACTCCGGTTAAGAAGAACATGCTGCTCCCCCTCCTTTGCATCATCGTCCAGACTTGTTTTGGGCATTGAGACGAGCTGTGATGAAACTGGAGCAGCTGTGCTGGTCGAGACCGGTGAGATACTGGGAGAGTCTTTACATTCACAGAAGGAGGTGCACCTGAG GTCTGGTGGTATCATCCCCCCAGTGGCACAGCAGCTCCACAGGGATCACATAGAGCGAGTGGTCCAGGAGGCGCTGGAGCGGAGCAGCGTGGACCCGAGCCAGCTGTCGGCTGTGGCCACCACTGTTAAACCCGGGTTGGCCCTGAGCTTGGGTGTGGGCCTCAAGTTCAGTCAGAGGTTTGTGAGGCAGCACAATAAGCCCTTCATCCCCATACACCACATGGAGGCCCACGCCCTGACTGTCAGGATGCTCCAACCCCTGGCCTTCCCCTTCCTGGTCCTGCTGGTCTCTGGTGGTCACGCTCTTCTTGCTGTCGCCCGGGGAGTCAACGACTTCCTGCTGTTGGGTCACCATCTGGATGAAGCCCCAGGAGATACGCTGGATAAA GTGGCCAGACGTTTGTCCCTCATCAAACACCCACAGTGCTCCACACTCAGTGGAGGACAAGCCATAGAGCTTCTGGCGATGGACGGCGACAGGAAGAGGTTTAGTTTCAAGACACCGATGGGAGGAATACACGACTGCTGCTTCTCTTTCTCTGGCCTGCGGAATCAAGTCAACATGGCGATTGTGAAAGAAGAGGCAGAGGAAG GTATCGAACAGGGGACGCTGTTATCATGCGTGAATGACATGGCGGCTGCGACGCAGCACGCCGTGGCAACTCATCTGGCGAAGCGCACACATCGGGCCATCCTGTTCTGCAAGGCAAACGGACTGCTGCCGTCAAGCGGCGCCACCTTG GTGGTGTCTGGAGGGGTAGCCAGCAATCAGTACATCCGTAAGGCTTTGGCTATCATCACGGAGACGACAGGAGTGCATTTGCTCTGTCCTCCAGGGAAACTGTGCACTGACAATGGAGTGATGATTGCCTG GAACGGCGTCGAGCGCCTGAGAGAGGGGAAAGGAATCCTACCTCCAGACGTGGAGGTCCGGTATGAACCAAA GGCGCCGCTGGGAGTCGATTTGACAGCAGAGGTGAAGGCAGCTGCCATCAAGCTGCCGCCGATCAAATTGACGATCATCAACTGA
- the fkbp7 gene encoding peptidyl-prolyl cis-trans isomerase FKBP7, with protein sequence MWKLVSCTLYLFVSLLFSLGSVLATADEPDGEVKIEVLFKPDECNPRSKRGDLMNVHYDGFLAEDGSQFYCSRSDKTGHPQWFVLGVGQIIKGLDIGMDDMCAGEKRKITVPPALAFGVNGKGPVPPNATVIFEVEAFSVSKGPRSMEAFGKMDLDKDRSLTKDEIKKYLKLQYETDGKPRDNAFYEKIANDILRRNDQDKDGQLSAKEYDIYKHDEL encoded by the exons ATGTGGAAGTTAGTGAGCTGCACACTGTACCTTTTTGTCTCTTTACTGTTTAGTTTAGGGTCCGTTCTGGCGACAGCAGACGAGCCGGACGGGGAGGTGAAAATAGAAGTTTTGTTCAAGCCTGACGAATGCAACCCCAGGAGCAAGAGGGGTGACCTGATGAACGTTCACTACGATGGGTTCCTCGCTGAAGATGGTTCTCAGTTCTATTGCAG CCGATCAGACAAAACGGGTCACCCTCAGTGGTTTGTGCTGGGCGTTGGACAAATCATCAAGGGGCTTGATATCGGCATGGATGACATGTGTGCTGGAGAGAAACGGAAAATAACGGTTCCACCTGCCCTGGCCTTTGGCGTCAATGGCAAAG GTCCAGTCCCACCCAACGCCACTGTCATCTTTGAGGTAGAGGCTTTCTCCGTGTCCAAAGGTCCACGCAGCATGGAGGCGTTTGGAAAGATGGACCTCGATAAAGACAGAAGTCTAACAAAGGATGAG ATAAAAAAATACTTGAAGCTGCAGTATGAGACAGATGGGAAACCGCGGGACAACGCTTTCTATGAGAAGATTGCCAATGACATCCTCCGCAGGAATGACCAGGACAAGGATGGACAGCTCAGTGCAAAGGAGTATGATATATATAAGCACGACGAGCTGTAG